In a genomic window of Apium graveolens cultivar Ventura unplaced genomic scaffold, ASM990537v1 ctg6365, whole genome shotgun sequence:
- the LOC141703237 gene encoding uncharacterized protein LOC141703237, translating into MLAYRAEAVVPVEISHSSPRIQAYNAEENEEGQRLALDLIDEVRDAVHAKIVEYQKKASFYYNLRVKERFFKQGDLVIRKVEASGVGQKGKLVPNWEGPYKVKSVQGRGTYKLETIEGEEIPRTWHAQNLKVYSR; encoded by the coding sequence ATGCTAGCATAtagggcagaagcagttgttcctgtggagatatcGCACTCGTCTCCTAGAATCCAAGCAtacaatgctgaggaaaatgaagaagggcaaaggttagccctggactTGATAGATGAGGTACGAGATGCAGTGCATGCAAAGAtcgtagaatatcagaaaaaggcctccttttactacaacctaagggtcaAAGAAAGATTCTttaagcaaggagatttggtcataaggaaggtggaagcttctggagtAGGACAAAAAGGAAAGCTCgtcccgaattgggaagggccatataaggtTAAGAGTGTTCAAGGGAGAGGAACTTATAAGTTGGAGACTATTGAAGGAGAAGAAATACCCcggacttggcatgctcaaaacctaAAAGTTTACTCACGATAG